The Dehalobacter sp. DCM sequence TTCTTCCTTCGTTTTCAGCAGCAGAATAGCTTCAAACAGCATATCCGTCTGATTATCTCTAATCCTTTCATCACTCGCCATGATTATTACCTCCAGAACTTCGGGCTCTTTCATACTTTAATTTATTAAAGTATTGGTTAGCTGTCAAGTAAAAAAAGAAAAGCCGGAATATTCCGGCAAGTACTCTACTGCGGTATCGGTATAGCCTATATTGTATGTTTGCAGCGTTATCACCTACAGCAACGTTTTTTTACTGTGTTTCTTAACACAGCTGCAAAGATTTTGAATAGCCTATTTTCTTATGAACAGTACCGCCGGATAAAAACGGGTTGCAGTCCAGCTGTTGTCAGGATATAATGAAATTTAATCCTGTTTCTAAAGCTATGTATTATACAGGATTTCATGCAAAGCGTCACCGTCAGCCTAATTATTTTGCCCTTATTTGAATATAACAAAATTATCTTTGAAAATAACGATTTTATAATTGCATGAATCACTTAGTAAGAAAGTGTGTGAACAGCTATGAGCAAATTCTGGAGTAAGATCGCTGCCAGCCAAAAGCCGTATGTCCCTGGCGAGCAACCGAAAGATAAAAAGTACATCAAACTGAATACCAATGAGAATCCTTATCCGCCTTCACCGGAAGTAATCGAGGCGATCAAAGCTGCTGCCGATGAAAATTTAAAACTATATCCGGATCCGAATGGTGATGCCTTACGGCAGACACTTGCCGACTACACCGGTTTAAAAAAAGACTGGGTTTTCGTTGGCAACGGATCTGACGAAATATTAGCGTTTGCCTTCATGGCTTTTTTTGATCCGGGACGACCTCTATTCTTACCGGACGTCACCTATAGTTTCTACGCCGTATACATAAATCTATTTCAATTGGACTATCAATTAGTTCCTCTTAAAGAGGATTTTTCGCTAGACCCCTCAGACTATTTCAATTCAATCGGTGGTGTGATTTTTCCCAATCCGAATGCACCGACAGGTCACTGCATCGATCTCGAAATGGTAGAGGCCGTCTTAGCGCATAATCCCGACCGGATCGTCATTGTTGATGAGGCTTATATCGATTTTGGCGGTAAGTCTGCGATTCCGCTCATTAACCAATATCCTAATCTTCTTGTGATTCAGACACTTTCGAAGTCCCGTTCACTGGCAGGTCTCCGGGTTGGTTTTGCTTTCGGCCAAGATGAACTGATGGAAGGCCTGAACCGGATCAAGAATTCCTTCAACTCCTATACGCTGGACCGTCCCTCCATGGCGGGCGCCATTGCCGCCATAAACCACGAGGCCTATTTTCAACTGACCCGCGGTAAAGTGATCCGTACCCGGGAGAGGATCGTCCCGATAATGACAGAAATGGGCTGGCAGGTGATTCCCTCCAAAGCTAATTTTATCTTTATTTCTCATCCCGTTTTGAGGGCAGAGGACATCTTTGCCTTGCTGCGGCAGGAGGGTATCCTGGTTCGTTATTTTCGTCTCCCGCGCATCGATAATCACTTGCGTGTCAGTATCGGTACCGATGAAGAAATGGATCGTCTGCTTGATACGCTAAGAAAAATTACAGCAGCTGTTCTCTGATTAAGACCACATGAAGATCCTATCTGATTTCGCGGGCAGCGCATTAATTGTTTTTTATTGTGGACGATGCGTCGTTTTACGTCCACGAATCCCAAACCTCAGGCACATAACCTACCGTCGCCTGTTTTCCGTTACGAACGATCGGCGTTCGATAAAGAACCGGATTATTCAGCAGCAGCTCTTCGCGTATGGCAGAGCTGCTGATTTTGTCCAGATTCA is a genomic window containing:
- the hisC gene encoding histidinol-phosphate transaminase, coding for MSKFWSKIAASQKPYVPGEQPKDKKYIKLNTNENPYPPSPEVIEAIKAAADENLKLYPDPNGDALRQTLADYTGLKKDWVFVGNGSDEILAFAFMAFFDPGRPLFLPDVTYSFYAVYINLFQLDYQLVPLKEDFSLDPSDYFNSIGGVIFPNPNAPTGHCIDLEMVEAVLAHNPDRIVIVDEAYIDFGGKSAIPLINQYPNLLVIQTLSKSRSLAGLRVGFAFGQDELMEGLNRIKNSFNSYTLDRPSMAGAIAAINHEAYFQLTRGKVIRTRERIVPIMTEMGWQVIPSKANFIFISHPVLRAEDIFALLRQEGILVRYFRLPRIDNHLRVSIGTDEEMDRLLDTLRKITAAVL